A part of Tachysurus vachellii isolate PV-2020 chromosome 4, HZAU_Pvac_v1, whole genome shotgun sequence genomic DNA contains:
- the uroc1 gene encoding urocanate hydratase has protein sequence MTNLKELCRGLPLDPLPPNHGRDPDVPHAPIRTPNLTAEEKRLALRNALRYFPQALHANLAPEFAQELKQYGHIYMYRFCPSLRMSAYPIDQYPCKTRHAAAIMHMIMNNLDPAVAQFPQELVTYGGNGQVFSNWAQFWLVFHYLSTMTEDQTLVMYSGHPLGLFPSLPSSPRCVITNGMVIPNYSSRESYEKMFALGNTMYGQMTAGSYCYIGPQGIVHGTLLTVLNAGRRYLGTSDLTGRVFVSSGLGGMSGAQAKAAVIAGCVGVIAEVDEAPLRKRHEQGWVTEVTKDLDHCIQRIREARRSKMVLSLGYHGNIVALWERLWQEYEHTGELLVDLGSDQTSLHNPFSGGYYPVQLSFTQANQLMSSDPQRFRDTVHESLKRHVAAINKLSEKGMFFWDYGNAFLLEAKRAGAEVEKTGGGATEFRYPSYVQHIMGDIFSLGFGPFRWVCTSGNPADLVQTDNIATTVLEEISLTVNERVRQQYSDNIRWIREAGKHNMVVGSQARILYSDQRGRVSIALAINQAVAKGRVMAPVVISRDHHDVSGTDSPFRETSNIYDGSAFCADMAVQNVIGDSFRGATWVALHNGGGVGWGEVVNGGFGLVLDGSEEAGKRARMMLNWDVSNGVARRCWSGNSNAYETIQRTMEDQKELRVTLPHHVQDEDLLDRALQG, from the exons ATGACTAATTTAAAGGAGCTTTGCAGAGGTTTACCTCTCGACCCGCTTCCACCCAATCACGGCAGAGACCCGGATGTACCTCATGCACCTATTCGTACACCGAACCTCACAGCAGAGGAGAAACGA CTCGCTCTGAGGAACGCTCTGAGATATTTTCCTCAAGCTCTGCATGCCAACTTGGCTCCTGAATTTGCCCAGGAGCTCAAGCAGTATGGGCATATTTACATGTATCGGTTCTGCCCTAGCTTACGcatgag TGCATATCCTATCGATCAGTACCCCTGTAAGACCCGACACGCAGCAGCCATCATGCACATGATCATGAATAACCTGGATCCTGCTGTAGCGCAG TTCCCACAGGAGCTCGTTACGTACGGAGGAAACGGACAAGTGTTCAGTAACTGGGCTCAG ttctggCTGGTGTTTCACTACCTGAGCACTATGACTgaagatcagacactggtgatGTACAGCGGTCATCCACTTGGCCTGTTTCCCAGCCTGCCCTCGTCCCCACGCTGCGTCATCACTAACGGCATg GTCATCCCAAATTATTCCTCCAGGGAGAGCTATGAGAAGATGTTTGCTCTGGGAAACACCAT gtATGGACAGATGACTGCAGGAAGTTACTGCTACATCGGGCCTCAGGGCATCGTTCATGGCACGCTG cTGACCGTGTTGAACGCGGGACGCCGCTACCTGGGCACGAGTGACCTGACAGGTCGTGTGTTCGTCTCCTCTGGTTTAGGTGGGATGAGTGGAGCACAAGCCAAAGCTGCTGTCATTGCTGGATGTGTTGGTGTCATTGCAGAG GTTGATGAAGCTCCTCTAAGGAAGAGGCATGAGCAAGGCTGGGTGACGGAGGTCACGAAGGACCTTGACCACTGCATCCAGCGCATCAG GGAGGCCAGGAGATCGAAGATGGTGCTGAGTTTgggttaccatggcaacattGTAGCATTGTG ggagCGTCTATGGCAGGAGTATGAGCACACAGGAGAATTACTGGTGGATTTGGGTTCAGATCAGACGTCACTTCACAACCCGTTCAGCGGTGGTTATTATCCGGTCCAGCTCAGTTTCACACAAGCCAACCAGCTCATGAGCTCCGACCCTCAGAGATTCAGAGACACTGTACAtgaaag TCTCAAGAGACACGTCGCTGCCATTAATAAGCTCTCGGAGAAGGGAATGTTCTTCTGGGATTATGGCAATGCTTTTCTTCTGGAGGCCAAACGAGCAG GCGCTGAGGTGGAGAAGACAGGAGGAGGTGCTACAGAGTTCAGATATCCTTCATACGTCCAGCACATAATGGG CGACATCTTCTCTCTGGGTTTCGGGCCGTTCCGCTGGGTCTGTACTTCAGGAAACCCAGCTGATCTGGTGCAGACAGATAACATCGCCACTACAGTGCTGGAAGAGATCAGCCTCACTGTTAACGAGCGAGTTCGTCAGCAGTACAGTGACAACATCCGCTGGATCCGCGAGGCTGGAAAACACAACATG GTGGTTGGCTCTCAGGCTCGTATTCTCTACTCAGACCAGAGAGGAAGAGTGTCCATCGCTTTGGCCATAAACCAGGCTGTTGCAAAAGGCAGAGTCATG GCTCCTGTAGTGATCAGCAGAGATCACCATGATGTCAGTGGCACTGACAGTCCATTCAGAGAGACGTCCAATATATACGATGGGTCTGCTTTCTgtgcag ATATGGCTGTGCAGAACGTCATCGGTGACTCTTTCCGTGGTGCCACGTGGGTTGCTTTGCATAACGGAGGTGGTGTTGGCTG GGGTGAGGTAGTGAACGGAGGCTTCGGATTGGTCCTGGATGGTTCTGAGGAGGCTGGAAAGAGAGCCAGGATGATGCTGAACTGGGACGTCTCTAATGGG GTGGCTCGGCGATGTTGGTCAGGAAATTCCAACGCATATGAGACGATTCAGCGTACCATGGAGGATCAGAAGGAGCTGAGAGTGACCCTGCCTCACCACGTGCAGGATGAAGATCTGCTGGACCGAGCACTGCAGGGATAG
- the si:dkey-197j19.6 gene encoding actin nucleation-promoting factor WAS isoform X1 codes for MSHVLSSLLSIRENGLIFNLLGSNCSASACAVVQLYLASTACKEKRSEWQIHSCGVVCVVQDKQLHSTFIRLYCVKRAKLLWEQEVYSPFTYSTPRPFFHTFPSDECWAGLNFSDEDEASRFHKAVQSCIRNTKAGPAFVRTHSLDSASGWLLRSKLTTCLSQGCSVSPKAPASVHSEMTQSLSLAKRKGPLPPIPDTKPSARSVSPHHEHVTEGLSIPLPLTYPAPKPNNNTTGVKKSASFSPASKQQHNINNTTQNNNTTTKHKTTITTQQQHKTTTTSTTTSITLSIHFINVCLLFIFLTGRKL; via the exons ATGTCTCATGTTTTAAGTTCTCTTCTGTCAATCCGTGAGAACGGGCTCATCTTTAACCTGCTCGGCTCCAACTGCAGC gcaTCAGCTTGTGCTGTGGTGCAGTTGTACCTGGCTTCTACAGcttgtaaagaaaaaaggtcCGAATGGCAGATTCACAGTTGTGGAGTTGTCTGTGTGGTGCAGGATAAACAATTACATTCAACATTTATACGGCTCTATTGTGTgaag aGAGCCAAACTGCTCTGGGAACAGGAAGTGTATTCACCGTTCACATACTCAACACCCCGCCCCTTTTTCCACACCTTCCCCAGTGAC GAATGTTGGGCGGGGCTGAACTTTAGCGATGAGGACGAGGCGAGCCGGTTCCACAAAGCTGTACAGAGCTGCATCAGAAATACAAAag CTGGTCCTGCTTTTGTACGGACACACAGTCTGGATTCAGCCTCCGGATGGCTGCTGAGGAGCAAACTcaccacctgtctgtctcaggGCTG CTCTGTGTCCCCCAAAGCTCCAGCATCTGTCCACTCAGAAATGACCCAAAGTCTTTCTCTGGCAAAGAGGAAAGGACCCCTGCCACCCATCCCTGATACCAAACCCTCAGCCAGGTCTGTCTCTCCTCACCATGAGCATGTTACAGAGGGCCTGTCGATTCCACTCCCTCTAACATACCCAGCTCCCAAACCCAACAACAATACAACAGGAGTGAAGAAAAGTGCCAGCTTTTCACCAGCGagtaaacaacaacacaacatcaacaacacaacacaaaacaacaacacaacaacaaaacacaaaactacaataacaacacaacaacaacacaaaacaacaacaacatcaacaacaacatctaTCACTCTATCTATTCACTTCAtcaatgtgtgtttgttatttatatttctaacaGGGAGGAAATTATAG
- the si:dkey-197j19.6 gene encoding actin nucleation-promoting factor WAS isoform X3: MSHVLSSLLSIRENGLIFNLLGSNCSASACAVVQLYLASTACKEKRSEWQIHSCGVVCVVQDKQLHSTFIRLYCVKRAKLLWEQEVYSPFTYSTPRPFFHTFPSDECWAGLNFSDEDEASRFHKAVQSCIRNTKAGPAFVRTHSLDSASGWLLRSKLTTCLSQGCSVSPKAPASVHSEMTQSLSLAKRKGPLPPIPDTKPSARSVSPHHEHVTEGLSIPLPLTYPAPKPNNNTTGVKKSASFSPARRKL; encoded by the exons ATGTCTCATGTTTTAAGTTCTCTTCTGTCAATCCGTGAGAACGGGCTCATCTTTAACCTGCTCGGCTCCAACTGCAGC gcaTCAGCTTGTGCTGTGGTGCAGTTGTACCTGGCTTCTACAGcttgtaaagaaaaaaggtcCGAATGGCAGATTCACAGTTGTGGAGTTGTCTGTGTGGTGCAGGATAAACAATTACATTCAACATTTATACGGCTCTATTGTGTgaag aGAGCCAAACTGCTCTGGGAACAGGAAGTGTATTCACCGTTCACATACTCAACACCCCGCCCCTTTTTCCACACCTTCCCCAGTGAC GAATGTTGGGCGGGGCTGAACTTTAGCGATGAGGACGAGGCGAGCCGGTTCCACAAAGCTGTACAGAGCTGCATCAGAAATACAAAag CTGGTCCTGCTTTTGTACGGACACACAGTCTGGATTCAGCCTCCGGATGGCTGCTGAGGAGCAAACTcaccacctgtctgtctcaggGCTG CTCTGTGTCCCCCAAAGCTCCAGCATCTGTCCACTCAGAAATGACCCAAAGTCTTTCTCTGGCAAAGAGGAAAGGACCCCTGCCACCCATCCCTGATACCAAACCCTCAGCCAGGTCTGTCTCTCCTCACCATGAGCATGTTACAGAGGGCCTGTCGATTCCACTCCCTCTAACATACCCAGCTCCCAAACCCAACAACAATACAACAGGAGTGAAGAAAAGTGCCAGCTTTTCACCAGCGa GGAGGAAATTATAG
- the si:dkey-197j19.6 gene encoding uncharacterized protein si:dkey-197j19.6 isoform X2: MSHVLSSLLSIRENGLIFNLLGSNCSASACAVVQLYLASTACKEKRSEWQIHSCGVVCVVQDKQLHSTFIRLYCVKECWAGLNFSDEDEASRFHKAVQSCIRNTKAGPAFVRTHSLDSASGWLLRSKLTTCLSQGCSVSPKAPASVHSEMTQSLSLAKRKGPLPPIPDTKPSARSVSPHHEHVTEGLSIPLPLTYPAPKPNNNTTGVKKSASFSPASKQQHNINNTTQNNNTTTKHKTTITTQQQHKTTTTSTTTSITLSIHFINVCLLFIFLTGRKL, translated from the exons ATGTCTCATGTTTTAAGTTCTCTTCTGTCAATCCGTGAGAACGGGCTCATCTTTAACCTGCTCGGCTCCAACTGCAGC gcaTCAGCTTGTGCTGTGGTGCAGTTGTACCTGGCTTCTACAGcttgtaaagaaaaaaggtcCGAATGGCAGATTCACAGTTGTGGAGTTGTCTGTGTGGTGCAGGATAAACAATTACATTCAACATTTATACGGCTCTATTGTGTgaag GAATGTTGGGCGGGGCTGAACTTTAGCGATGAGGACGAGGCGAGCCGGTTCCACAAAGCTGTACAGAGCTGCATCAGAAATACAAAag CTGGTCCTGCTTTTGTACGGACACACAGTCTGGATTCAGCCTCCGGATGGCTGCTGAGGAGCAAACTcaccacctgtctgtctcaggGCTG CTCTGTGTCCCCCAAAGCTCCAGCATCTGTCCACTCAGAAATGACCCAAAGTCTTTCTCTGGCAAAGAGGAAAGGACCCCTGCCACCCATCCCTGATACCAAACCCTCAGCCAGGTCTGTCTCTCCTCACCATGAGCATGTTACAGAGGGCCTGTCGATTCCACTCCCTCTAACATACCCAGCTCCCAAACCCAACAACAATACAACAGGAGTGAAGAAAAGTGCCAGCTTTTCACCAGCGagtaaacaacaacacaacatcaacaacacaacacaaaacaacaacacaacaacaaaacacaaaactacaataacaacacaacaacaacacaaaacaacaacaacatcaacaacaacatctaTCACTCTATCTATTCACTTCAtcaatgtgtgtttgttatttatatttctaacaGGGAGGAAATTATAG